ACCGCAGCGTTCCGGGGCTTGCCACCACCAACGGGGGGCCAAGACCCTGACCATGCCAAATGCCTGGAGAAGGCTCCCCCTCTTCCTGCCCTGACCAAGACAGATTCCCACATGTCCCCTCTCCACTCCGCACCGCGCCCAGGGCACTCCGGCAGGCAAATACTCGCTGCCATACAAGTGAACTATGGAGGCTGAAGTCAGACGCGCAGACAGCGTTACCCGAGGCGGGGGTTGAGGGTGGGGGGTGCTCGGGCCAGAGATACCCAACTTTTATAGCCACTTTGAAAACTATGATCCATACCAACGCTGTGGCAAAGTCACTGCCCCAGGACTGCCCACACCTGTCTGGGCACCACTGTCGGACCGGGTGGGGCGGCCTGCCCTTTAAACACACCTCTATCTCGCCCGGGCCACTCGCCCACCCATTCCAGCAGTCGTCCCCGGGCGCAGTGAGGGCGTGCGGCGGGGAGCGGGTACCTGCTTCCTGAGCGCCTCGAAGGCTGCGCTGATGGTGTGCACCCTCGTCCGCTCCCTGGCGTTAGCCAGGAGCCTCCGGGTCTGCTGCAGGGCTTTGATCTCGGAGGAGGCGGCAGTAGCTTCTCCCGGTCGTTTCCTAGGCGACGCAGAGGAATCCGGGTGGTTATTGTAAATTACGTGTGAAATTGACGAGTAGGAACTTTCCCCCGGGCGCGTCGGGGGCGCTGGGCGCACAGTGGACTCCGGGGTCGCTTGCGGCGCTGGGGGCGCTGACGGCGCGGGGCGCGCGGGCGGTGCGCACAGCAAGATGCGAGGACGCAGACCCGGCTCCCGGAAAGGCTGGGCCTCTGGGCCCCCAGGAGCCTGGCTCTGGGGCtcaggaggcggcggcggcggcggcggcggcggcggcggcggcggcggcggcgtgGGGAGTCCTGGCCCCACTGCGCCCAGGGCGAAGCCGCGTTTCCGCGCGTCGGAGACCTCGGGCACCCGGGAGCCCCCGCGCTCCCCGGCCGTGTCCGCGCCCCCTCTTGGGGGAACGGCCGGAGCCACTGGGGCTGGCACCGGGACCGGGACCGGCTGCAGCCGATGGGTCCTGTCCCGCAGCCCGTTGGTGGCGACTGCGCGGGGCTCCGGCGCTTCCAAGTCCAATCGGAAAGTTTTATAGCCGTTTGCGCGCCGCGCCGGCTCCTTGCCTTTCCGCTTAAGCTTCTTGAGGCCGTTCAGCTCCTTCACGCACACGGTCTTCCACGGCCCGTCCTCGAGGACCGGGATGTGCTTCATGGCGCGGACGGCGCGCGAGGCAGGAGCGTGGGGCTGCCCGGGCCGCCGCCGCGCTCAGCGCCGAGGAGTCTCTGGCTCTCCCCCTTCGcccgccctcccctccctctcctctccctttctccccctcGCCCGGGGCAGCTGCGCCGCTGGCTTCGCGAAGCCGCCGGGCTGTCGGTTCCCGGAGCGCTCAGAGTGTCATCTGAAGTCGCTGCCGCCTTGCCAGCATTTCTGGAGAACGCCCGCTGCGCTCCATCTGTGTTTGTTTAGCCTCAGTTTACACAGAAGCCCAGTTCGCGAGATCAGTGAGCGCCGCCGCCTGGAGAGGAGGCAGCTCCCGCCGCCACCGCCTCCCCAGCCCCGGCCGCCCGAGCCGCGAGCGCCTTTAAAGAAACAGGAAGCATTTTTCAAAACAGCTGGGCCGCCGGCCGCCTCCTTTGTCCGCGTGCTCCCTacctccccccaaccccatccccTTGGCCCAGAACCTGCCTCCTCGGCTCTCCCTCCCCGCCCCTACTCAAGTCGGGGGCGCTTCTATGTTCCCAGAGGACAGTCCGCTTCTTCACAACAGCCCCGAGCACG
This region of Rhinopithecus roxellana isolate Shanxi Qingling chromosome 17, ASM756505v1, whole genome shotgun sequence genomic DNA includes:
- the ATOH8 gene encoding protein atonal homolog 8, giving the protein MKHIPVLEDGPWKTVCVKELNGLKKLKRKGKEPARRANGYKTFRLDLEAPEPRAVATNGLRDRTHRLQPVPVPVPAPVAPAVPPRGGADTAGERGGSRVPEVSDARKRGFALGAVGPGLPTPPPPPPPPPPPPPPPPEPQSQAPGGPEAQPFREPGLRPRILLCAPPARPAPSAPPAPQATPESTVRPAPPTRPGESSYSSISHVIYNNHPDSSASPRKRPGEATAASSEIKALQQTRRLLANARERTRVHTISAAFEALRKQVPCYSYGQKLSKLAILRIACNYILSLARLADLDYSADHSNLSFSECVQRCTRTLQAEGRAKKRKE